A genome region from Anastrepha ludens isolate Willacy chromosome 3, idAnaLude1.1, whole genome shotgun sequence includes the following:
- the LOC128857894 gene encoding uncharacterized protein LOC128857894, which produces MRAIAVFGLFTVFLALSNAYGHGGGGSGGLGLGTGLGGGLGLSLGGDKGGLLGLGLGGSSSASASSSASAGGGGGYGSGGGGYGGGGAGAGGAGAGGAGAGGAGAGGLGLGLGLGLGGGIGGGGGAGGGKGLSGGYGSGSAGADAGSGLGGGIGGGHGGAGGGGGGHGSASSGSSADAGAGGGFGGGGAGGGFGGGGAGGGFGGGGAGSGGAGGAGGYGGGQGAAGGHGSGSAGSSGGIGLGGAGGFGGGQGAGGFGGGKGAAGGHGSASAGGSAGAGGGIGLGGAGGLGGGGGGGGGAGGYGGGQGSAGGHGAGIGGAGGIGHGLGGGGAGGYGGGQGSAGGHGSGSAGGGAGGFGGGLGGAGGFGGEAGGGAGDYGGGQGSAGGHGSGSAGGGAGGIGGGLGGAGGFGGGKGGAGGHGSASAGSSAGAGAGGGGGGGAGGAGGYGGSQGAGGGHGGGGAGLGLGLGLGGGLGGGGGGFGGAGGHGSAGGFGGGPGGFGGGPGGFGGGAGGFGGGAGGYGGGAGKAGGYGGGGSRGGYGGGGSHRGYGGGGSHGGYGAGGSSSAYASSSASASASSGAKSGYHG; this is translated from the exons ATGCGAGCGATTGCAGTGTTTGGtttatttacagtttttctGGCCTTGAGCAATG CTTATGGCCATGGCGGCGGAGGATCAGGTGGACTGGGCTTGGGCACGGGCCTAGGTGGTGGCCTTGGACTTAGTTTAGGCGGAGACAAGGGCGGTTTGCTAGGCCTTGGATTAGGCGGCAGCAGTAGCGCAAGTGCCAGTTCGTCGGCTTCTGCCGGTGGCGGTGGAGGATATGGCAGTGGCGGTGGCGGGTACGGTGGAGGTGGTGCAGGGGCTGGTGGTGCAGGTGCTGGCGGCGCAGGTGCCGGTGGCGCAGGAGCTGGTGGGCTTGGCCTCGGTCTCGGCCTAGGACTTGGCGGCGGAatcggtggtggtggtggcgccGGCGGCGGTAAAGGCTTATCTGGAGGTTATGGATCAGGCTCTGCTGGTGCAGATGCTGGAAGCGGATTAGGTGGAGGCATAGGTGGTGGACATGGCGGagctggtggtggtggcggtggaCACGGATCTGCATCATCAGGCAGTTCTGCCGATGCTGGTGCTGGAGGTGGATTcggtggtggtggtgctggCGGTGGATTcggtggtggtggtgctggTGGTGGATTCGGTGGTGGAGGTGCTGGTAGTGGTGGTGCTGGTGGCGCCGGTGGTTACGGTGGTGGACAAGGCGCAGCCGGAGGCCATGGATCAGGATCTGCCGGTTCAAGTGGTGGCATAGGATTGGGCGGTGCAGGCGGCTTTGGAGGTGGACAAGGCGCGGGTGGTTTTGGCGGTGGTAAAGGCGCAGCCGGAGGCCATGGATCAGCTTCTGCAGGTGGTTCTGCCGGTGCAGGCGGTGGCATTGGCCTCGGTGGGGCCGGTGGCCTCGGAggaggtggtggtggtggtggtggcgctGGCGGTTATGGTGGCGGTCAAGGCTCGGCCGGAGGTCATGGAGCAGGAATTGGCGGTGCTGGTGGTATTGGACACGGACTCGGTGGTGGTGGTGCAGGCGGTTACGGTGGCGGTCAGGGCTCAGCCGGAGGTCACGGATCAGGTTCTGCTGGTGGCGGCGCAGGTGGCTTTGGAGGTGGTCTTGGCGGTGCTGGTGGTTTTGGTGGTGAAGCCGGTGGTGGTGCCGGTGATTATGGTGGTGGACAAGGCTCAGCCGGAGGTCACGGATCAGGCTCTGCTGGTGGCGGCGCAGGTGGCATTGGAGGTGGACTTGGCGGCGCTGGTGGTTTTGGCGGCGGCAAAGGGGGAGCCGGAGGCCATGGATCTGCTTCAGCAGGTAGTTCTGCCGGTGCAGGCGCTGGAGGCGGAGGTGGAGGTGGAGCCGGTGGTGCTGGCGGTTACGGTGGCAGCCAAGGCGCAGGCGGCGGTCATGGAGGCGGCGGTGCTGGTTTAGGTCTTGGTCTCGGTCTCGGCGGAGGCttaggtggtggtggtggtggttttGGAGGCGCAGGAGGACACGGTAGTGCCGGAGGTTTTGGCGGTGGTCCTGGAGGTTTTGGCGGTGGTCCTGGAGGTTTTGGTGGTGGTGCTGGAGGTTTTGGCGGTGGTGCTGGAGGTTACGGCGGCGGAGCTGGAAAGGCCGGTGGTTACGGAGGCGGTGGTAGCCGTGGGGGTTACGGAGGCGGTGGTAGCCATCGTGGTTACGGAGGTGGTGGTAGCCATGGCGGCTATGGTGCCGGCGGCTCATCTTCAGCATATGCATCATCATCAGCGTCAGCTTCAGCATCAAGCGGTGCCAAATCCGGCTATCACGGCTAA